One Chanodichthys erythropterus isolate Z2021 chromosome 22, ASM2448905v1, whole genome shotgun sequence DNA window includes the following coding sequences:
- the ankhd1 gene encoding ankyrin repeat and KH domain-containing protein 1 isoform X1 — protein sequence MQDAVAGTAMLTDGFEDEIDSVTPRSPALGMGVGATPGAGLGGLGGKKVRLFGEAGGPTTDRLDFKLTAAAVLSSGPGSGSDEDEVSEVESFILDQEDLDNPVLKTASELLLSSAADGADLRTVDPETQARLEALLEAAGIGKLSTADGKAFADPEVLRRLTSSVSCALDEAAAALTRMRAENTLNASQADNLVIFSRSLAEACSDGDVNAVRKLLDEGRSVNEHTEEGESLLCLACSAGYYELAQVLLAMHANVEDRGIKGDITPLMAAASGGYVDIVKLLLVHGADVNAQSSTGNTALTYACAGGFLDVVKVLLKEGANIEDHNENGHTPLMEAASAGHVEVARVLLEYGAGINTHSNEFKESALTLACYKGHLDMVRFLLEAGADQEHKTDEMHTALMEACMDGHVEVARLLLDSGAQVNMPADSFESPLTLAACGGHVELAALLIERGANLEEVNDEGYTPLMEAAREGHEEMVALLLAQGANINAQTEETQETALTLACCGGFLEVADFLIKAGADIELGCSTPLMEAAQEGHLELVKYLLAAGANVHATTATGDTALTYACENGHTDVADVLLQTGADLEHESEGGRTPLMKAARAGHLCTVQFLISKGANVNRATANNDHTVVSLACAGGHLAVVELLLAHGADPTHRLKDGSTMLIEAAKGGHTNVVSYLLDYPNNILSVPAPDLSQLTPPSHDTSQAPRVPFQALAMVVPPQEPDRVPSTIPTPPPVTSKGASKQRLSSLQSNSVASGGLDADLLPPFHTYQPLECIVEETEGKLNELGQRISAIEKAQLHSLELIQGEPLTKDKIEELKKSREEQVQKKKKILKELQKVERQLQLKTQQQFTKEYMETKGLKEELGQAAGVEMPGTPLPLQATQLGSDNESEVIRREEDHRPTPTNDEDEEDEDDEEDEDDVDCARLPQVDSILHPQATQPPLPPSPQNQALQSPPLQTSFVPIQPLALQQSTDFSNAEYPGSSSPDLQRVLLGQQLTGLGPGLLTQAPDGLMVATPAQTLTDTLDDIMAAVSSRVPVVNTTTSPSPQPSLQTPINTVSPPSMLPLYPSVDIDAHTESNHDTALTLACAGGHEELVSVLIARGANIEHRDKKGFTPLILAATAGHVGVVEILLDKGGDIEAQSERTKDTPLSLACSGGRQEVVELLLLRGANKEHRNVSDYTPLSLAASGGYVNIIKILLNAGAEINSRTGSKLGISPLMLAAMNGHVPAVKLLLDMGSDINAQIETNRNTALTLACFQGRAEVVSLLLDRKANVEHRAKTGLTPLMEAASGGYAEVGRVLLDKGADVNAPPVPSSRDTALTIAADKGHYKFCELLISRGAHIDVRNKKGNTPLWLAANGGHFDVVQLLVQAGADVDAADNRKITPLMAAFRKGHVKVVQYLVKEVNQFPSDIECMRYIATIADKELLKKCHQCMETIVKAKDQQAAEANKNASILLKELDLEKSREESKKQALAAKREKRKEKRKKKKEEQKRKLEEEDAKVKEVFCEMQDQKEDSAEEVEVPIEPPSATTTTTIGISATSTTFTNTFGKKRANVATTPSTNRKNKKNKTKDSPSEPIILQDPQVALAQQKADKNKIHGEPRGGGAPGGTSDSDNLDSTDCNSESSTGSKSQELADLPSSSSSSSSAPLVLAGCNQPLIASEKRHGLSLPGSREDKITVSISKPPQRSHDINSDLTPSSLPCSFKTISLPVTSPNIKMNLTSPKRGQKREEGWKEVVRRSKKLSVPASVVSRIMGRGGCNITAIQDVTGAHIDVDKQKDKNGERMITIRGGTESTRHAVQLINALIQDPAKELEDLIPRNHIRPPGANTKISSTYTTSTGATSTTAASSKGLPSVVPSSSMSFQSSTNFTAQQAGKLGKSMAPGVRPPFVSLPPLAYAHPQLALLAAQTMNQIRHPRLPMAQFGGTFSSSPNTWGPFPVRPVSPGSANSSPKHSGNSALRPASSAPAHTEHLAAPMSSTSTPTASTSSPTSTASVNTPTPSSVRKQLFSSEPKSGAGVVVATTGSNTPSSQVAPSPISCAPTTPTTPPSPSAPIAPPPQHPPPPKPEPASLSTPAKEKPVTELAAPATGAPSDGPSPSAPLHFTSSPSGPSMLNVQSDSRQPIASHFTSSSEPSSSSSTQPGSSHPVTRLPPPTCSSTVTNTSSTLPHYATPTAPGVTPRMQPPTPYYPMAPGTLQEQQSVFVPPGAPQEPLKQQQQQPPSQPNMAPTGMPPPSLPMSSTMGMINGSQMHLHSGKAQLPPNFGPAALFNHFSSIFDSNQVGNNQVWGACHLPARTPPEQPYSGPPTAYIGGMGQMENVMPPDGSKAPGYRCTSQRMVSSPIGIHPMDNSMSSSTALTSFTTSISASPVFLPGPAPVGTPSFSRQHFSPHPWSASTSCESPVPSVSSGASSPLCTSTVTPTLIQAKPSSSNQQDRKVPPPIGTERLARIRQTGSVNHTMLPTSYTPPVGQGGIWSFGVGSASETMSGWSQPLMGGPVMHQQMQEPSAFSQHQAMERDDTGIVAPSNTFHQPLPTNFMDFPKGLPMSMYGGTMIPPHPQMAEGPGGPVYNGLHTSDPAWNPILKVVPNSAENSDPQQVWPGTWAPHVGNVHLNHVN from the exons GTGGAATCGTTCATACTAGACCAGGAGGATCTGGATAACCCCGTACTAAAGACAGCTTCAGAGCTTCTCCTATCCAGCGCAGCAGACGGAGCTGACCTCAGAACAGTAGACCCAGAAACACAGGCCCGGCTTGAGGCATTACTAGAAGCAGCAG GCATTGGTAAACTCTCCACTGCCGATGGCAAAGCCTTTGCAGATCCAGAGGTGTTACGCCGCCTGACGTCGTCAGTGAGTTGCGCGCTGGATGAGGCCGCCGCCGCCCTCACCCGCATGAGGGCCGAAAACACACTCAACGCCAGCCAGGCCGACAA TCTGGTTATTTTTAGCCGTAGCCTGGCTGAGGCCTGCTCGGACGGCGACGTGAATGCGGTGCGGAAGCTGCTAGACGAGGGACGCAGCGTCAACGAACACACAGAGGAGGGCGAGAGCCTGCTGTGTCTGGCCTGCTCGGCTGGATACTATGAGCTTGCACAG GTCTTGCTGGCCATGCATGCTAACGTGGAGGACAGAGGGATCAAAGGAGACATCACGCCACTTATGGCTGCTGCAAGCGGTGGTTACGTTGACATCGTCAAACTGCTCCTAGTGCATGGAGCCGATGTTAACGCACAGTCCTCGACAG GTAACACAGCCTTGACATATGCGTGTGCAGGAGGCTTCCTGGATGTAGTAAAGGTGTTGCTGAAGGAGGGTGCTAACATTGAGGATCACAATGAGAATGGTCACACTCCGTTGATGGAGGCTGCCAGTGCGGGCCACGTAGAGGTCGCTCGTGTGCTCCTGGAGTATGGCGCAGGAATCAACACACACTCCAACGAATTTAAGGAGAGCGCACTCACACTCGCCTGCTATAAAG GGCACTTGGACATGGTCCGGTTTCTCTTAGAAGCAGGAGCCGACCAGGAGCACAAGACAGATGAGATGCACACTGCTCTTATGGAGGCCTGCATG GATGGGCATGTGGAGGTGGCACGGCTGCTATTGGATAGTGGGGCACAGGTAAACATGCCTGCTGACTCATTTGAGTCGCCTCTAACGCTGGCTGCCTGCGGGGGTCACGTGGAGCTGGCAGCGCTTCTGATCGAGAGGGGGGCCAACCTGGAGGAGGTGAATGATGAGGGCTACACTCCACTGATGGAGGCAGCTCGTGAGGGCCATGAAGAGATGGTGGCGCTGCTCCTGGCACAAG GTGCAAATATTAACGCTCAGACAGAGGAGACGCAAGAGACGGCGTTGACTCTGGCATGTTGCGGAGGCTTCCTAGAGGTGGCTGATTTCCTCATTAAAGCTGGGGCGGACATTGAGTTGGGTTGTTCCACCCCACTCATGGAGGCTGCGCAGGAGGGGCATCTGGAACTGGTCAAATACTTGTTGGCTGCAG GAGCGAATGTCCACGCCACAACAGCCACGGGTGACACAGCTCTGACATACGCGTGTGAGAATGGACACACGGATGTGGCCGACGTGCTGCTGCAAACAGGAGCTGACCTG GAACATGAATCAGAAGGGGGCAGGACTCCACTGATGAAAGCGGCCAGAGCAGGACACCTGTGCACTGTGCAGTTTCTCATCAGCAAAG GTGCTAATGTAAATAGAGCCACAGCCAACAATGATCACACAGTGGTTTCTCTGGCTTGTGCTGGGGGCCATCTGGCTGTGGTTGAGCTGCTGTTGGCCCATGGTGCTGACCCCACCCACAGACTAAAG GATGGCTCCACAATGCTGATTGAAGCTGCTAAAGGTGGTCACACTAATGTGGTGTCCTACTTGCTAGACTACCCAAACAACATCCTGTCAGTCCCTGCTCCAGACCTGTCCCAGCTCACACCGCCCTCTCATGACACTTCTCAG GCCCCTCGAGTCCCATTCCAAGCCCTGGCTATGGTGGTGCCCCCCCAGGAGCCAGACAGAGTGCCCTCCACCATCCCCACGCCCCCACCCGTTACAAGCAAAG gTGCGTCCAAGCAAAGACTGAGCTCCCTTCAGAGCAACTCTGTGGCTTCGGGTGGCTTAGACGCTGACCTGCTGCCACCCTTTCACACGTACCAGCCTCTGGAGTGTATCGTCGAAGAGACGGAGGGCAAGCTGAACGAGCTGGGCCAGCGCATCAGTGCCATCGAGAAGGCCCAGCTGCATTCGCTTGAGCTCATCCAGGGCGAGCCGCTCACCAAAGACAAGATCGAGGAGCTAAAGAAGAGTCGTGAGGAGCAGgtgcagaagaagaagaagatctTGAAGGAGCTGCAGAAGGTGGAGCGGCAGTTGCAGCTGAAGACGCAACAGCAGTTCACCAAAGAATACATGGAGACCAAGGGGCTCAAGGAAGAGCTGGGCCAGGCGGCAGGGGTGGAAATGCCCGGCACCCCCCTGCCCCTGCAGGCCACACAGCTGGGCTCTGACAACGAAAGTGAGGTTATTCGCAGAGAGGAGGACCACAGGCCCACCCCTACCAATGATGAGGACGAGGAGGACGAAGACGACGAGGAGGATGAAGATGACGTTGACTGTGCCAGGCTGCCACAGGTGGATTCCATTCTGCATCCACAGGCAACACAGCCGCCGCTACCTCCGTCACCTCAGAACCAGGCCCTCCAGAGTCCCCCTCTGCAGACCAGCTTCGTTCCCATCCAGCCTCTGGCCCTGCAGCAATCCACAGACTTCAGTAACGCAGAGTACCCGGGAAGCAGCAGCCCAGACCTGCAGAGGGTGTTGCTAGGTCAACAGCTGACAGGGTTGGGGCCGGGGCTTCTTACACAGGCACCCGATGGACTCATGGTCGCCACACCCGCACAGACGCTCACAGATACGCTTGACGACATCATGGCGG CTGTGAGCAGCAGAGTGCCTGTGGTAAACACTACAACTTCGCCCTCCCCTCAGCCATCCTTACAGACGCCCATCAACACGGTCTCCCCACCCTCCATGCTCCCTCTTTATCCCTCAGTGGACATTGACGCACAT ACTGAGAGCAATCATGACACGGCACTGACCCTGGCCTGTGCAGGTGGCCATGAAGAGCTTGTCTCAGTGCTCATTGCTCGTGGGGCCAACATCGAGCACCGGGACAAGAAGG GGTTTACCCCCTTAATCCTAGCGGCTACTGCGGGCCATGTGGGTGTGGTGGAGATCCTGCTGGACAAGGGAGGGGACATTGAAGCTCAGTCTGAGAGGACCAAAGACACCCCTCTGTCCCTCGCCTGCTCGGGTGGCAGACAAGAG GTGGTGGAGCTGTTGTTGCTTCGTGGGGCTAATAAGGAGCACCGTAATGTTTCCGACTACACACCGCTCAGCCTGGCGGCCTCAGGGGGCTACGTCAACATCATCAAGATCCTTCTGAATGCTGGTGCTGAGATCAACTCTAG GACTGGCAGTAAGCTGGGCATTTCTCCGCTCATGTTGGCGGCCATGAACGGCCATGTGCCTGCGGTGAAGCTGCTGTTGGACATGGGCTCTGATATCAATGCACAGATCGAGACCAATCGTAACACAGCACTGACCTTGGCTTGCTTCCAAGGCCGAGCAGAGGTTGTCAGCCTGCTGCTGGACCGGAAGGCCAACGTGGAACACCGTGCCAAG ACTGGCCTCACCCCTCTCATGGAGGCTGCGTCTGGCGGTTATGCTGAAGTGGGCCGTGTTCTGTTGGATAAAGGGGCAGATGTCAATGCCCCTCCGGTTCCCTCCTCTCGTGACACCGCCCTCACCATTGCTGCAGACAAGGGCCACTACAAGTTTTGTGAGCTTCTCATCAGCAG AGGGGCTCACATTGACGTGCGAAATAAGAAGGGGAACACCCCTTTGTGGCTCGCTGCTAACGGTGGCCACTTTGATGTGGTGCAGCTGTTGGTCCAGGCTGGAGCCGATGTGGATGCAGCCGACAACCGCAAGATAACCCCCCTCATGGCAGCGTTCCGCAAG GGCCATGTAAAAGTGGTGCAGTACTTGGTGAAGGAAGTAAACCAGTTCCCATCTGACATTGAGTGCATGAGATACATTGCAACTATTGCAGATAAG GAGCTGCTGAAGAAATGTCATCAGTGCATGGAGACCATTGTCAAAGCCAAAGATCAGCAGGCTGCTGAGGCGAACAAGAACGCCAGCATTCTGCTTAAGGAGCTTGATCTGGAGAAG TCTCGTGAAGAAAGCAAAAAGCAGGCTCTGGCAGCAAAGCGGGAGAAGAGAAAGGAGAAGCGCAAGAAAAAGAAGGAAGAGCAGAAGAGGAAGCTGGAGGAAGAAGATGCAAAGGTGAAAGAAGTGTTCTGTGAGATGCAGGATCAGAAGGAGGACTCTGCAGAAG AGGTGGAGGTTCCCATCGAGCCTCCAAGTGCTACCACCACCACAACCATCGGTATCTCCGCCACCTCCACAACTTTCACTAACACTTTCGGCAAAAAGCGAGCCAATGTGGCCACCACACCAAGCACCAAtcgcaaaaacaaaaagaacaagACCAAGGATTCACCTAGTGAACCCATTATTCTTCAGGACCCACAGGTGGCACTGGCACAGCAGAAAGCAGACAAAAATAAGATCCACGGAGAACCTCGAGGGGGTGGGGCGCCGGGAGGAACTAGCGACTCTGATAATCTAGATAGCACCGACTGCAACAGTGAGAGCAGCACTGGCAGTAAGAGTCAGGAGCTCGCTGACCTgccttcatcatcatcttcttcctcctctGCCCCTTTGGTACTTGCAGGCTGTAACCAGCCCCTCATCGCAAGTGAGAAGAGACATGGGCTATCGCTGCCGGGCTCTCGTGAGGATAAGATCACGGTGTCCATCTCCAAACCACCGCAGAG ATCTCATGACATCAACAGTGACTTGACCCCCAGTTCTCTGCCCTGCTCGTTCAAGACCATTTCACTGCCAGTCACCTCGCCCAACATTAAGATGAATCTCACTAGCCCAAAGAGAGGCCAGAAGAGAGAAGAGGGGTGGAAAGAGGTGGTTCGAAG ATCCAAGAAGCTCTCTGTCCCTGCCTCTGTGGTATCTCGGATTATGGGTAGAGGTGGCTGCAACATTACGGCCATCCAAGACGTTACAGGCGCACACATTGACGTGGACAAACAGAAGGACAAGAATGGAGAAAGAATGATCACAATCAG AGGTGGCACAGAGTCCACACGGCATGCGGTGCAGCTGATCAATGCGCTGATCCAGGACCCAGCCAAAGAGCTAGAGGACCTGATCCCTCGTAACCACATCCGGCCACCTGGCGCAAACACCAAAATCAGCTCCACCTACACAACCTCCACTGGGGCCACAAGCACTACTGCAGCCAGTTCAAAGGGCCTGCCATCTGTAGTGCCCTCCTCCAGCATGTCGTTCCAGTCCTCCACCAACTTCACAGCTCAGCAGGCTGGCAAGTTAGGCAAAAGTATGGCACCAGGCGTCAGGCCCCCATTCGTTTCTTTGCCACCACTTGCTTATGCTCATCCTCAGCTGGCCCTTCTAGCAGCCCAGACTATGAACCAGATCCGCCATCCTCGATTGCCCATGGCACAGTTTGGTGGCACTTTCTCATCCTCTCCCAACACTTGGGGTCCTTTCCCTGTGCGTCCTGTGAGCCCTGGTAGTGCTAACAGCTCACCCAAACACAGCGGTAATTCTGCACTGCGTCCTGCCAGCTCTGCTCCGGCCCACACTGAGCATCTTGCTGCTCCCATGTCCAGCACCTCGACTCCCACTGCTTCCACCTCTTCTCCCACCAGTACCGCATCTGTTAACACCCCCACGCCTTCCTCTGTCAGGAAGCAGCTTTTTTCATCAGAGCCCAAGTCTGGGGCTGGAGTTGTTGTGGCCACTACCGGCAGCAACACTCCCTCTTCGCAAGTTGCTCCCTCTCCCATCAGCTGTGCTCCCACAACCCCTACGACTCCCCCATCTCCATCTGCGCCCATTGCTCCACCTCCACAGCATCCTCCTCCCCCCAAGCCAGAGCCAGCCAGCCTTAGCACCCCAGCTAAAGAGAAGCCTGTCACAGAGCTCGCCGCACCTGCCACTGGAGCTCCATCTGACGGGCCCAGCCCCTCCGCTCCTCTGCACTTCACCTCATCTCCCTCAGGCCCATCGATGCTAAACGTACAGTCCGACAGCCGGCAGCCGATTGCGTCACACTTCACCTCCAGCTCAGAACCCAGTTCCTCTTCCTCAACTCAGCCAGGATCATCTCACCCTGTCACACGCCTGCCACCTCCGACCTGCAGCAGCACAGTCACTAATACCAGCAGCACCTTACCTCATTATGCCACCCCCACTGCACCTGGTGTGACTCCCCGCATGCAGCCACCCACACCCTACTACCCAATGGCTCCAGGGACCCTGCAGGAGCAGCAATCTGTGTTTGTGCCTCCAGGAGCCCCACAGGAGCCCCTcaaacagcagcaacaacaacctCCATCTCAGCCTAACATGGCTCCAACAGGCATGCCACCTCCCTCACTTCCAATGTCCTCCACCATGGGCATGATAAACGGCTCTCAAATGCACCTGCACAGTGGAAAAGCGCAACTGCCCCCCAACTTTGGTCCTGCAGCTCTCTTCAATCACTTCAGCAGTATCTTCGACAGCAACCAAGTGGGCAACAACCAGGTTTGGGGTGCCTGCCATCTACCTGCACGTACTCCACCAGAGCAGCCCTACAGTGGCCCACCTACCGCCTATATAGGGGGAATGGGGCAGATGGAAAATGTCATGCCTCCTGACGGCTCAAAAGCTCCAGGGTATCGCTGCACCTCACAGCGGATGGTTTCCAGTCCCATTG GAATACACCCCATGGACAACTCCATGTCCTCGTCCACTGCGCTCACCAGCTTTACCACAAGCATATCTGCCAGCCCCGTGTTCCTGCCTGGTCCTGCTCCTGTGGGCACACCTTCCTTCAGCCGCCAGCACTTCTCTCCCCATCCCTGGAGTGCCTCCACCTCTT GCGAGTCTCCAGTGCCCTCTGTGTCTTCCGGGGCATCATCACCTCTTTGCACATCTACGGTGACTCCCACTCTGATCCAGGCAAAACCTAGTAGCTCCAACCAGCAGGACCGCAAAGTGCCCCCTCCCATTGGAACTGAGCGCCTGGCCCGCATCCGGCAAACTGGCTCTGTCAACCACACCATGCTGCCCACCAGCTACACCCCACCAGTTGGACAGGGTGGCATCTGGTCTTTTGGAGTGGGCAGTGCCTCCG AGACAATGTCAGGCTGGTCTCAGCCCCTGATGGGAGGGCCAGTGATGCACCAGCAGATGCAGGAGCCATCAGCCTTCTCTCAGCACCAGGCTATGGAACGAGATGATACTGGGATTGTGGCTCCTTCTAATACTTTCCACCAACCTTTGCCCACCAATTTCATGGATTTTCCAAAG GGGCTGCCAATGTCAATGTACGGTGGCACGATGATCCCTCCTCACCCTCAGATGGCGGAGGGTCCCGGAGGCCCGGTATACAATGGTCTACACACTTCTGACCCTGCCTGGAATCCCATCCTAAAGGTTGTTCCCAATTCTGCTGAGAATTCAGACCCACAGCAG GTATGGCCAGGCACTTGGGCCCCACATGTGGGAAACGTGCATTTGAATCATGTCAACTAA